The following proteins come from a genomic window of Streptomyces sp. NBC_01716:
- a CDS encoding beta-ketoacyl synthase N-terminal-like domain-containing protein, whose protein sequence is MTSVDSRTPVAVVGMAVYFPGANTLESYWHNIVNGVDSITEVPAGRWDEEFYAPGGPPRSDRVYCRRGGFVDPAAEFDMTRFGIMPASVAGTEPDQLIALDVAHRSITDAGGEPVLPDDRQRVGIVLGRGGYLTPGLVRLDQRVRTANQLVRTLRELAPELGADRLEEVRSAFAGQLGPEQPESAIGLVPNLAASRVANRLDLRGPAYTVDAACASSLVAVDHAVRELAGGRCDVMLAGGVHHCHDITLWSVFSQLGALSPSERIRPLHQGADGVLIGEGTGIVVLKRLADAERDGDRVYAVVSGTGVASDGRSASLFNPDPGGQVRAVRQAWDAAGLDPRAADAIGLLEAHGTATPAGDRAELTTLAEVFGPAVGSRAAIGSVKSMIGHTMPAAGIAGLIKAALAIHHGVLPPTLHCEDPHPALEATRFAPLARSAPWESPATGAPRRAGVNAFGFGGINAHVVLEQAVSGAVSGGRTARATATAAGTGTGIVTVTEPERVLRLAAPDRATLAALLDADDSTVLAAGLDERAPAAGPVRLGIVDPTARRLKLARKAVTKGAAWRGRSDVWFSPRPLLGPGGGMTAFVFPGLEAEFEAQVDSLAERFGLTWSPGHDARVGDVGRHGAAVFQLGRLLDTALRRLSVVPDAVAGHSVGEWTAMACGGIHADDEVDTFLAGFDPDALRVPGAAFAVLGMPADRVLDELAGRGDVVLSHDNAPNQSMICGPEEAVGELVHRFRTRGVIGQVLPFRSGFHTPMLAPYLDPIRRAAETYTLHPQSTPVWSATTAARYPHDPAAVRELFVRHLLEPVRFRQLITTMHDAGHRAFIQLGAGQLGSLIDDTLAGKDRLIVSAHSSARDSLAQLRRVVTALWVEGAAPDAGPLRGSAPAAAAATGTRGARRGVRLDLGGALVSLPEQARKLLSDSIGHPPAGRPVGDGNALDRLAALGRSGAGFPVAAELSALINDTAAVADELISARAAHRSTAPATTATATATATTATPPALAPPPEPQPVPAVPAALRVDVAEMPYLLDHCFFRQRPGWPDDADRWPIVPATTVIGHLMEIAERVVPGARAVAVHDVRLLKWIEALPAVDVPVEVRQLAPDRVEVSLTGYSRALVELAPAHPEPPAPWPVDTAAERVPGLRAEQLYDERWMFHGPRFQGVSELTGIGDRWVRGVLTTPEAPGALLDNVGQLLGYWIMATLTERTTVFPVRMESIRFHGPHPRPGERLTCLIRITEVTDLTLTADMQLIGPNGLVRAEFTGWQDRRFDTDPNIRAVDRFPGENTLSTARPGGWSIVHERWPDLATRELIMRNMLGGAERARYDELPPVRRRQWLLGRIAAKDAVRRLLWREGAGEIYPAEIAVRNDDSGRPLVEGVHGRALGELTVSIAHRRETGVAVAARGGCGIDIEEVTDRPRATVETSCDRAELALLDALVARSPGSGALWFTRFWTAKEAVAKARGTGLRGRPAEYRVVAADENRVRVVTGERRYEVRLEETAAPPGLPERQYVVAWTTTENDDRKDQTGDSE, encoded by the coding sequence GTGACTTCCGTGGACTCCCGCACACCGGTCGCCGTCGTCGGCATGGCCGTGTACTTCCCGGGCGCCAACACGCTGGAGAGCTACTGGCACAACATCGTCAACGGCGTCGACTCGATCACCGAGGTGCCCGCGGGCCGCTGGGACGAGGAGTTCTACGCGCCCGGCGGGCCCCCGCGCAGCGACCGGGTGTACTGCCGGCGCGGCGGATTCGTGGACCCGGCGGCCGAGTTCGACATGACGCGGTTCGGCATCATGCCGGCCTCGGTCGCGGGGACGGAGCCGGACCAGCTGATCGCGCTGGACGTGGCGCACCGGTCGATCACCGACGCCGGTGGTGAGCCGGTGCTGCCGGACGACCGGCAGCGGGTGGGGATCGTGCTCGGCAGGGGCGGCTATCTGACGCCGGGGCTGGTGAGGCTGGATCAACGGGTGCGTACGGCCAACCAGTTGGTGCGCACTCTGCGCGAGCTGGCGCCGGAGCTGGGTGCCGACCGGCTGGAGGAGGTCCGCTCGGCGTTCGCCGGTCAACTCGGCCCCGAGCAGCCGGAGTCGGCGATCGGACTGGTGCCGAACCTGGCCGCGTCCAGGGTCGCCAACCGGCTGGACCTGCGCGGGCCCGCGTACACCGTGGACGCCGCCTGCGCCTCGTCGCTGGTGGCTGTCGACCACGCGGTACGCGAACTGGCCGGTGGCCGCTGCGATGTGATGCTCGCGGGCGGGGTGCATCACTGCCACGACATCACGCTGTGGAGCGTGTTCAGCCAGCTCGGCGCGCTGTCGCCGAGTGAGCGGATCCGTCCGCTGCACCAGGGCGCGGACGGTGTGCTCATCGGCGAGGGCACCGGCATCGTGGTGCTGAAGCGGCTGGCCGACGCGGAGCGCGACGGCGACCGGGTGTACGCGGTGGTCTCCGGCACCGGTGTGGCGAGCGACGGCCGCTCGGCCAGTCTGTTCAACCCGGATCCGGGTGGGCAGGTCCGCGCCGTACGGCAGGCGTGGGACGCGGCGGGGCTCGACCCGCGAGCGGCCGACGCGATCGGGCTGCTGGAGGCGCACGGTACGGCGACCCCGGCGGGTGACCGTGCCGAACTGACCACGCTCGCCGAGGTGTTCGGTCCCGCTGTGGGGTCCCGCGCGGCGATCGGGTCGGTGAAGTCGATGATCGGTCACACGATGCCGGCGGCCGGTATCGCGGGGCTGATCAAGGCGGCGCTCGCGATCCATCACGGTGTGCTGCCGCCGACCCTGCACTGCGAGGATCCGCATCCGGCGCTGGAGGCGACGAGGTTCGCCCCGCTCGCGCGGTCCGCGCCGTGGGAGAGCCCCGCGACCGGCGCACCGAGACGGGCGGGTGTCAACGCCTTCGGTTTCGGTGGCATCAACGCCCATGTCGTGCTGGAACAGGCGGTGTCGGGGGCGGTTTCCGGAGGGCGTACGGCTCGGGCGACGGCCACGGCGGCGGGGACGGGGACGGGGATTGTCACCGTCACCGAGCCGGAGCGGGTGCTGCGGCTCGCGGCGCCCGACCGGGCGACGCTCGCCGCGCTGTTGGACGCCGACGACTCGACGGTGCTGGCCGCCGGTCTCGACGAGCGCGCGCCCGCCGCCGGCCCCGTGCGGCTGGGCATCGTCGACCCGACGGCGCGGCGGCTGAAGCTGGCCAGGAAGGCGGTCACTAAGGGCGCTGCCTGGCGTGGGCGCAGCGACGTGTGGTTCAGCCCGCGTCCGCTGCTCGGGCCGGGCGGTGGCATGACCGCGTTCGTCTTCCCCGGACTCGAAGCGGAGTTCGAGGCCCAAGTGGACTCGCTGGCCGAGCGGTTCGGGCTGACCTGGTCGCCGGGCCACGACGCCAGGGTCGGAGACGTGGGGCGGCACGGCGCGGCGGTCTTCCAGCTCGGGCGGCTGCTCGACACGGCGCTGCGCAGGCTGTCCGTGGTGCCGGACGCGGTCGCCGGGCACAGCGTCGGCGAGTGGACTGCCATGGCCTGCGGCGGGATTCACGCCGACGACGAGGTCGACACGTTCCTCGCGGGCTTCGACCCGGACGCGCTGCGCGTGCCCGGCGCGGCGTTCGCCGTGCTCGGGATGCCCGCCGACCGGGTGCTCGATGAACTGGCGGGCCGGGGCGACGTCGTGCTGTCGCACGACAACGCGCCGAACCAGTCGATGATCTGCGGCCCGGAGGAGGCCGTCGGCGAACTCGTCCACCGTTTCCGGACGCGGGGCGTGATCGGGCAGGTGCTGCCGTTCCGCTCGGGCTTCCACACACCGATGCTCGCCCCGTATCTCGACCCGATCAGACGTGCCGCCGAGACGTACACGCTGCACCCGCAGTCAACTCCGGTCTGGTCGGCGACGACCGCCGCCCGCTATCCCCACGACCCGGCGGCGGTACGGGAGTTGTTCGTCCGGCATCTGCTCGAACCGGTGCGGTTCCGGCAGTTGATCACCACGATGCACGACGCGGGACACCGCGCCTTCATCCAGCTCGGCGCCGGTCAGCTCGGTTCGCTGATCGACGACACCCTGGCGGGCAAGGACCGGCTGATCGTGTCGGCGCACTCCTCGGCACGGGACAGTCTGGCGCAGCTGCGCCGGGTCGTGACAGCGCTGTGGGTGGAGGGCGCGGCGCCGGACGCCGGTCCGCTGCGCGGGTCCGCGCCGGCCGCGGCTGCCGCGACGGGCACGCGCGGCGCGCGGCGCGGCGTACGGCTCGATCTCGGCGGGGCGCTGGTGTCCCTGCCGGAGCAGGCGAGGAAGCTCCTCTCCGACAGCATCGGCCATCCCCCGGCCGGGCGGCCCGTCGGGGACGGCAACGCGCTCGACCGGCTGGCCGCGCTCGGCCGGAGCGGTGCCGGGTTCCCGGTCGCCGCCGAGCTGTCGGCGCTGATCAACGACACGGCGGCCGTCGCGGACGAGCTGATCTCGGCTCGGGCCGCGCACCGGTCGACGGCTCCGGCGACCACGGCCACAGCCACAGCCACAGCCACGACAGCGACCCCGCCCGCTCTCGCGCCACCACCGGAGCCCCAGCCCGTCCCGGCCGTTCCCGCCGCGCTGCGCGTGGACGTCGCCGAGATGCCGTACCTTCTCGACCACTGCTTCTTCCGGCAGCGCCCCGGCTGGCCCGACGATGCCGACCGCTGGCCGATCGTCCCGGCCACCACCGTCATCGGCCATCTCATGGAGATCGCCGAACGCGTCGTGCCCGGCGCGCGGGCGGTCGCGGTCCACGACGTACGCCTGCTGAAGTGGATCGAGGCACTGCCGGCCGTCGATGTGCCGGTGGAGGTGCGGCAGTTGGCACCCGACCGGGTCGAGGTGAGCCTCACCGGCTACTCGCGCGCGCTGGTCGAACTCGCGCCCGCCCACCCCGAACCGCCCGCGCCGTGGCCGGTCGACACCGCCGCCGAACGGGTTCCCGGGCTGCGGGCCGAGCAGCTCTACGACGAGCGCTGGATGTTCCACGGACCGCGTTTCCAGGGCGTCAGCGAGTTGACGGGCATCGGCGACCGGTGGGTACGCGGGGTCCTGACGACCCCCGAAGCGCCCGGCGCGCTGCTGGACAACGTCGGCCAGCTGCTCGGTTACTGGATCATGGCGACGCTCACCGAACGGACCACCGTGTTCCCGGTGCGAATGGAGAGCATCCGCTTCCATGGTCCGCATCCACGGCCGGGCGAACGCCTGACCTGTCTGATCCGTATCACCGAGGTCACCGACCTCACGCTCACCGCCGACATGCAGCTGATCGGTCCCAACGGCCTTGTCCGGGCGGAGTTCACCGGCTGGCAGGACCGGCGTTTCGACACCGACCCCAACATCCGTGCGGTGGACCGCTTTCCGGGCGAGAACACACTGTCCACGGCGCGGCCGGGCGGCTGGTCCATCGTCCACGAACGCTGGCCCGACCTGGCGACGCGCGAGCTGATCATGCGCAACATGCTCGGCGGCGCCGAACGGGCCCGTTACGACGAGCTGCCTCCGGTGCGCAGGCGCCAGTGGCTCCTTGGACGTATCGCGGCCAAGGACGCGGTGCGCCGGCTGCTGTGGCGGGAGGGCGCGGGCGAGATCTACCCGGCCGAGATCGCCGTACGCAACGACGACTCGGGGCGCCCGCTCGTCGAGGGCGTGCACGGACGCGCGCTCGGCGAGCTGACTGTCTCGATCGCGCACCGCCGCGAGACGGGGGTGGCGGTCGCGGCACGCGGCGGCTGCGGTATCGACATCGAGGAGGTCACCGACCGGCCGCGCGCCACGGTCGAGACCTCGTGCGACAGAGCCGAACTCGCCCTGCTCGACGCGCTGGTGGCGCGGTCGCCGGGCAGCGGCGCGCTGTGGTTCACCCGTTTCTGGACCGCCAAGGAAGCCGTCGCGAAGGCGCGCGGCACCGGTCTGCGTGGCCGCCCCGCCGAGTACCGCGTGGTGGCCGCAGACGAGAACCGCGTCCGCGTGGTGACCGGGGAACGGCGCTACGAGGTGCGCCTGGAAGAGACAGCCGCTCCGCCGGGGCTGCCGGAGCGGCAGTACGTCGTCGCCTGGACGACGACAGAGAACGACGACCGGAAAGATCAGACAGGAGATTCGGAATGA
- a CDS encoding phosphopantetheine-binding protein, with protein sequence MTTEIDATVAAAVERDITAMLRTMLEEDGLDDAEITRGTTFHDDLELESIDLVTLAGSLREHYGDQVNLALFIADLELHEIIALTVGELVDYVAASLHRAGQV encoded by the coding sequence ATGACCACCGAAATCGACGCGACCGTGGCGGCGGCCGTGGAGCGGGACATCACCGCGATGCTGCGGACCATGCTGGAGGAAGACGGTCTCGACGACGCCGAGATCACCCGGGGGACCACCTTCCACGACGATCTGGAACTGGAGAGCATCGATCTGGTGACGCTGGCCGGTTCGCTGCGCGAGCACTACGGCGACCAGGTCAATCTCGCCCTCTTCATCGCCGATCTCGAACTCCACGAGATCATCGCGCTCACGGTCGGTGAGCTGGTCGACTATGTCGCCGCCTCCCTGCACCGCGCCGGGCAGGTCTGA
- a CDS encoding alpha/beta fold hydrolase — protein sequence MAKIRTGEITTHVQRLPAANPPADGGEPPVVVFVHGLLTDSLASYYFTLGPAFAAAGIDVIMYDLRGHGRSDRPPTGYRLESFVGDLVGVLDALGETRRVHVVGNSFGGTIATAFAAWHPDRVATVTMIESEPPVAEWTRHMADGLADAKNQLAREEVIGWISANHGAHTARLSRGASRILAATTLAEDIPAGRVIDDSLDALDGCPLFAIFGDESGLSAQVPGLEASLASCRTVVLADQGHSVLVERTEETQDLILRWVWEHTLAEAVR from the coding sequence ATGGCGAAGATACGCACCGGGGAGATCACGACCCATGTCCAGCGGCTGCCCGCGGCGAACCCGCCCGCCGACGGGGGCGAACCGCCGGTCGTGGTGTTCGTCCACGGTCTGCTCACGGACAGCCTGGCCAGCTACTACTTCACCCTGGGCCCGGCGTTCGCGGCCGCGGGCATCGACGTGATCATGTACGACCTGCGGGGACACGGCCGCAGCGACCGCCCGCCCACGGGGTACCGCCTCGAATCGTTCGTCGGCGATCTCGTGGGCGTGCTCGACGCGCTCGGCGAGACCCGCCGGGTCCATGTGGTCGGCAACTCCTTCGGAGGCACGATCGCGACCGCTTTCGCCGCCTGGCACCCCGACCGGGTCGCGACCGTCACCATGATCGAGTCCGAGCCTCCGGTCGCCGAGTGGACCCGGCACATGGCCGACGGGCTGGCGGACGCCAAGAACCAGCTCGCCCGCGAGGAGGTCATCGGCTGGATCTCGGCGAACCACGGCGCGCACACGGCCCGGCTCTCCCGGGGGGCGAGCCGCATCCTGGCCGCGACCACCCTGGCCGAGGACATTCCGGCCGGTCGTGTCATCGACGACAGCCTCGACGCGCTCGACGGCTGCCCGCTGTTCGCGATCTTCGGCGACGAGTCGGGGCTGAGCGCCCAAGTGCCCGGACTGGAAGCCTCGCTGGCCTCGTGCCGCACGGTGGTCCTCGCGGACCAGGGCCATTCGGTGCTGGTCGAGCGCACCGAGGAGACGCAGGACCTGATCCTGCGCTGGGTGTGGGAGCACACTCTGGCAGAGGCGGTGCGGTGA
- a CDS encoding glycosyltransferase, with protein MTRFLLVVPPLVGHTNPPAAVAGELTGRGHEVAWAGYGDQIRALAGPEARVFECAMPDNGLSRPPGLAGPAAFQHLWEKFFVPLADLMAPGVDAAIDAFRPDAVFTDQHAVAGALVAERRGVVHVTSASTSAELVDPLAELPKVGAWLADLLGGLRARIGDPCGHGDPRFSRHGVIAFTGRELVGDKALPSENVHLVGPAVASRAGSSDFPWELLDPARRLVLVSLGTANADTGGRFLTEAVTALDALGDRVQGVVVDPGRTLGAVPPGVIVRPHVPQLDLLARADAVVCHAGHNTVCESLWHGLPLVLAPIRDDQPIVAGQVVDAGAGVRVRFRRVDAARLGAAIETVLDDTGGHRTAAESIGRSLHAAGGRSAAADHLERIAARHAPVPASG; from the coding sequence GTGACCCGGTTTCTCCTTGTCGTCCCCCCACTGGTCGGGCACACCAACCCGCCGGCCGCTGTCGCCGGCGAACTGACCGGCCGGGGCCATGAGGTGGCGTGGGCCGGCTACGGCGACCAGATCCGCGCGCTCGCGGGGCCCGAGGCCCGGGTGTTCGAGTGCGCCATGCCGGACAACGGGCTGAGCCGCCCGCCCGGTCTGGCGGGGCCGGCCGCCTTCCAGCACCTGTGGGAGAAGTTCTTCGTCCCGCTCGCCGATCTGATGGCGCCGGGTGTCGACGCGGCGATCGACGCGTTCCGTCCCGACGCCGTGTTCACCGATCAGCACGCCGTCGCGGGCGCGCTGGTCGCCGAGCGGCGCGGGGTCGTGCATGTCACGTCCGCGAGCACCTCGGCCGAACTCGTCGACCCACTGGCGGAGTTGCCCAAGGTGGGCGCCTGGCTGGCCGACCTGCTCGGTGGTCTGCGGGCGCGGATCGGTGATCCGTGCGGGCACGGCGATCCGCGTTTCTCGCGGCACGGTGTGATCGCCTTCACGGGGCGTGAGTTGGTCGGCGACAAGGCGCTGCCGAGCGAGAACGTCCATCTGGTCGGCCCCGCCGTGGCGTCGCGGGCCGGGAGTTCGGACTTTCCGTGGGAACTCCTGGACCCGGCACGCCGGTTGGTCCTGGTCTCGCTCGGCACGGCCAACGCGGACACCGGAGGCCGCTTCCTCACCGAGGCGGTGACCGCGCTCGACGCGCTCGGCGACCGGGTGCAGGGGGTCGTGGTCGATCCCGGCCGCACCCTCGGCGCCGTACCGCCCGGGGTGATCGTGCGCCCGCATGTGCCCCAACTCGACCTGCTGGCACGGGCCGACGCCGTCGTCTGCCACGCCGGCCACAACACGGTGTGCGAGTCACTGTGGCACGGCCTTCCGCTGGTGCTCGCGCCGATCCGGGACGATCAGCCCATCGTCGCGGGACAGGTGGTCGACGCCGGTGCCGGTGTGCGGGTCCGGTTCCGCCGCGTGGACGCCGCCCGGCTCGGGGCGGCGATCGAGACCGTGCTGGACGACACGGGCGGCCATCGCACGGCCGCCGAGTCCATCGGCCGGTCGCTGCACGCGGCCGGCGGCCGGTCCGCCGCCGCCGACCATCTGGAACGGATCGCGGCACGGCATGCCCCCGTCCCCGCGTCCGGCTGA
- a CDS encoding ABC transporter ATP-binding protein, translating to MTSADAPPNPRTAPPPAASRATDDRPDTAPLRVLLDYARPHRLVLFASLLLLLAASGAGLVQPLVAQHVLDGLGDGTGVMGPVLLLAALVVVGAVLTGLQSWWQQRTSERVVRQIRRDLVFRLIRLRVPELDRRAPGDLISRVTSDSTLVQNAATEGLVMVANGVLSILGAVVLMGLVHLGLLAVTVAVLLGVTLVMVLILPRIREAVARSQESIGSVGAALDRALGAARTVKANGAEGRETALACQAVDGAYRAGLVGARYVAMVKVLSGVSIQAAFLAVLGMGGALVASGGLEASALIAFLLYVFYLASPIGSLVAGLGMLQQGLGAVGRIEQVGRMPIEDDVDGAGAGVNGFAGRGRWDGTDAPAVEFRDVHFAYPDRSPALRGISFTVRGGTQSALVGLSGAGKTTMFALLQRFYEPVAGRVLIGGVDIATLPRAEVRRRIAYVEQESPVMAGTIEDNLTYAASDVSDEEVAEVLRLTRLDSLIERLPDGLRTEVGTRGLALSGGERQRLAIARALLRGPEVLLLDEATAQLDANNERALREAVEQAARRCTVLLIAHRLSTVTQADQIVVLEHGRVRGTGTHRELVEGDVLYRELAASQMLVGDEASGDGEESRAGIGGPTGEPVPVNR from the coding sequence ATGACTTCGGCTGACGCTCCCCCCAACCCCCGCACCGCACCACCACCCGCTGCATCACGCGCGACCGACGACCGGCCGGATACGGCTCCGCTGCGCGTCCTGCTCGATTACGCCAGGCCGCACCGTCTCGTCCTGTTCGCCTCGCTGCTGCTGCTCCTGGCGGCGAGCGGGGCCGGTCTCGTACAGCCGCTGGTGGCGCAGCATGTGCTGGACGGGCTCGGTGACGGCACGGGCGTCATGGGACCCGTACTGCTCCTGGCCGCCCTCGTCGTCGTGGGGGCCGTGCTCACCGGACTCCAGTCGTGGTGGCAGCAGCGCACCTCGGAGCGGGTGGTGCGGCAGATCCGGCGGGATCTGGTGTTCCGGCTGATCCGCCTTCGGGTGCCGGAACTCGACCGCCGGGCGCCGGGCGATCTCATCTCCCGCGTCACGTCCGACAGCACCCTCGTCCAGAACGCGGCAACCGAGGGCCTGGTGATGGTCGCCAACGGGGTGCTCAGCATCCTGGGGGCCGTGGTCCTGATGGGGCTGGTGCATCTGGGACTGCTCGCGGTGACCGTGGCGGTGCTGCTCGGCGTCACGCTGGTGATGGTGCTCATCCTGCCCCGGATCCGTGAGGCGGTCGCCCGCTCGCAGGAGTCGATCGGCTCCGTCGGCGCTGCCCTCGACCGGGCGCTGGGCGCGGCCAGGACGGTGAAGGCCAACGGTGCCGAGGGCCGGGAGACGGCCCTCGCGTGCCAGGCCGTCGACGGCGCCTACCGCGCGGGGCTGGTCGGCGCCCGGTACGTGGCGATGGTGAAGGTGCTGTCCGGCGTCTCCATCCAGGCCGCGTTCCTCGCGGTGCTCGGGATGGGCGGCGCGCTGGTCGCCTCGGGCGGTCTTGAGGCGTCGGCGCTGATCGCTTTCCTGCTGTACGTGTTCTACCTGGCGAGCCCGATCGGCTCGCTGGTCGCGGGGCTGGGGATGCTCCAGCAGGGGCTCGGCGCCGTGGGGCGTATCGAGCAGGTCGGACGGATGCCGATCGAGGACGACGTCGACGGCGCGGGCGCTGGGGTCAATGGGTTTGCGGGCAGGGGCCGTTGGGACGGGACGGACGCACCGGCGGTCGAGTTCCGGGATGTGCACTTCGCGTACCCGGACCGGTCCCCCGCGCTGCGGGGGATCTCCTTCACGGTGCGCGGCGGCACGCAGAGCGCCCTGGTGGGTCTCTCGGGTGCGGGAAAGACCACGATGTTCGCGCTGCTCCAGCGGTTCTACGAGCCGGTGGCCGGCCGCGTCCTGATCGGCGGCGTGGACATCGCCACCCTGCCCCGCGCCGAGGTGCGGCGCCGGATCGCCTATGTCGAGCAGGAGTCGCCCGTCATGGCGGGCACGATCGAGGACAACCTCACGTACGCGGCGTCGGACGTGTCGGACGAGGAGGTCGCCGAGGTCCTGCGGCTGACGCGGCTCGACTCGCTGATCGAGCGGCTGCCGGACGGACTCCGTACGGAGGTCGGCACACGGGGGCTCGCGCTGTCGGGCGGTGAGCGGCAGCGGCTCGCCATCGCGCGCGCCCTGCTGCGTGGTCCCGAGGTGCTGCTGCTCGACGAGGCGACGGCGCAGCTCGACGCGAACAACGAGCGGGCGCTGCGCGAGGCGGTCGAGCAGGCGGCGCGGCGCTGCACCGTGCTGCTGATCGCGCACCGGCTCTCCACGGTGACGCAGGCGGATCAGATCGTGGTGCTGGAACACGGCCGGGTTCGGGGCACGGGGACGCACCGGGAACTGGTCGAGGGCGACGTGCTGTACCGCGAACTGGCCGCCTCCCAGATGCTGGTCGGCGACGAAGCCAGCGGAGACGGCGAAGAGAGCAGGGCCGGTATCGGCGGGCCCACCGGGGAGCCGGTGCCGGTGAACCGGTGA
- a CDS encoding SGNH/GDSL hydrolase family protein translates to MTPLIGETFVRSKRPLIAAVLAMVVAATVAPTATAAPKADGKYVAIGDSYAVAPGTRTYDNPDDPCRRGPLTYPRLWAAQHPSVGFVEASCSGATTTDVVSTQIPQLTADTTLVTVQVGGNDVGFVDVLTNCILTIDDQDCINGVELAKQAATGALSPALAQTYGAVRAAAPSAKVVVVGYPRLYKIGGSCGIFGLSDAERSAMNSAADVLNDIMASRAAEAGFTFLDPRPAFDPHTLCSGGTEWVTSLEWDKINESYHPNVEGHRDGYLAALNSITG, encoded by the coding sequence ATGACCCCACTCATCGGAGAAACTTTCGTGCGCTCAAAAAGACCACTCATCGCCGCTGTTCTGGCAATGGTCGTAGCCGCGACGGTCGCCCCCACAGCGACCGCGGCACCGAAGGCGGACGGCAAGTACGTGGCCATCGGCGACTCCTACGCGGTCGCCCCCGGTACGCGTACCTACGACAATCCCGACGACCCGTGCCGGCGCGGTCCGCTGACCTACCCCCGGCTCTGGGCCGCCCAGCACCCCTCCGTCGGTTTCGTCGAGGCCTCGTGCTCCGGCGCGACGACGACCGACGTCGTCAGCACCCAGATACCGCAGCTGACCGCGGACACCACCCTGGTGACGGTGCAGGTCGGAGGCAACGACGTCGGTTTCGTCGATGTCCTGACGAACTGCATCCTCACCATCGACGACCAGGACTGCATCAACGGCGTCGAGCTCGCCAAGCAGGCCGCCACCGGTGCGCTGTCCCCCGCGCTCGCCCAGACCTACGGCGCGGTGCGGGCCGCCGCGCCGTCGGCCAAGGTCGTCGTCGTGGGCTACCCGCGCCTCTACAAGATCGGCGGTTCCTGCGGGATCTTCGGTCTGAGCGACGCGGAGCGTTCGGCCATGAATTCAGCGGCCGACGTACTGAACGACATCATGGCGAGCCGCGCGGCGGAGGCCGGATTCACCTTCCTGGACCCCCGTCCCGCGTTTGACCCGCATACCCTCTGCTCGGGTGGCACGGAATGGGTCACGAGCCTGGAATGGGACAAGATCAATGAGTCCTACCACCCGAATGTGGAAGGCCACAGGGACGGTTATCTGGCAGCCCTGAATTCCATTACGGGCTGA
- a CDS encoding phosphatidylinositol-specific phospholipase C/glycerophosphodiester phosphodiesterase family protein: MALTTRRRAVTTFAAAFAGAVAVPSYAQAAGHGNGPRPLRRAHAHNDYLHERPLHDALSHGFTSVEADVFLVDGELLVAHEPETLDPTRTLRSLYLDPLRDRVRANGGAVYRGYRRPVQLLIDIKTDGAAAYLELHNQLRPYRSMLSTFSHGGVRSGAVTPVISGDRAARVPMEAQRTRYAFYDGRLEDLGSTARASFIPLISSNWTTSFTWLGIGAFPAAERTELHRIVQTAHRRGQRVRFWATPEVAGPARDAVWTELLDAGVDHINTDDLAGLETFLAKNDR; encoded by the coding sequence ATGGCCCTCACGACCCGACGCAGAGCGGTGACCACCTTCGCCGCCGCGTTCGCCGGAGCAGTCGCCGTCCCCTCGTACGCGCAGGCGGCGGGGCACGGCAACGGCCCCCGGCCGCTGCGCCGCGCCCACGCGCACAACGACTATCTGCACGAACGCCCCCTCCACGACGCGCTGTCGCACGGCTTCACCAGCGTCGAGGCCGATGTCTTCCTGGTCGACGGCGAACTGCTGGTCGCCCACGAGCCCGAGACGCTCGACCCCACCCGTACGCTCCGCTCGCTCTACCTCGACCCGCTGCGCGACCGCGTCAGGGCCAACGGCGGCGCCGTGTACCGGGGTTACCGCCGACCCGTGCAGCTGCTCATCGACATCAAGACGGACGGCGCCGCCGCCTATCTGGAGCTGCACAACCAACTGCGCCCCTACCGCTCCATGCTGAGCACCTTCTCGCACGGAGGGGTACGGTCCGGAGCCGTCACCCCGGTCATCTCCGGCGACCGCGCCGCCCGCGTCCCGATGGAGGCGCAGCGGACCCGTTACGCCTTCTACGACGGCCGGCTCGAAGACCTCGGCAGCACGGCGCGCGCCTCGTTCATCCCGCTCATCAGCAGCAACTGGACAACGAGCTTCACCTGGCTCGGAATCGGCGCCTTCCCCGCCGCCGAACGGACCGAACTGCACCGCATCGTCCAGACCGCCCACCGCCGTGGCCAGCGCGTCCGGTTCTGGGCGACTCCCGAGGTCGCCGGGCCCGCCCGCGACGCCGTCTGGACGGAGCTGCTCGACGCGGGCGTCGACCACATCAACACCGACGACCTCGCGGGCCTGGAGACCTTCCTCGCCAAGAACGACCGGTAG